From the Paenibacillus sp. R14(2021) genome, the window TGGAACTCTTCCACGACCGCCCGGGTATGATCGGTGGACCGGTTGTCGACCACGATCACCTCGTAGGAATCGCTGCAGTTTTGCTTCATCAAGCTGACGAGCGCTTCTTTCAAATCCGCCGCCCGGTTATGCGTACAAATCGCTATGCTTGCTTTCATGCGTTCACCTCGTACCTCTTCGTACCGGTATAGACCTGGATCATTCTGCCGGCTATCCGGCCCCAATCCAATTCCCGGAGCTTTGCCGTGATGTGCATCTCTGTTTCCTTCGCGTCCATGTCCATGGACGCGCGGAGTGCATTGCGCAAGCCGTTCGGATCTTCCGGATCGTACAAGATACCGCAGCCGTCGGATACGTATTCGCCGAGCGCGCCCAGCCTTGGCGCAACGACCGGCTTCTTGTGGGACAGCGCGAGAATCGCGCTCCCGGAAGTCGTGATTTGTTTGTAAGGAAGCACGATCACGTTCGCCGCTTCCAGGAAATCGGCAAGCTCGTGGTCGTCCACAAACTGCGGATAGATCCGGATCCTGCCGTCGCCCGTCCGCTCGACGAAATCGAGGCTATACCCCGCATCGACCTGACCCGCGATGAGCAGCTCGCAGCCGTCGTGCCCCAGGGACGAGAACGCTTCGACGAGCTTATCGACCCCTTTGTACGGGTTGATCCGGCCGATGAAAAGGAACAGGAATCGGTCCGGGGCGATGCCGAAGCGCTTGCGGATATCCGTGCCCTTGCGGGCGTAGGCATCCACATAATGGCCGTGCGGCGTAACCACGAGCTTGCTTGCCGGCACGCCGAACGTGGCGGCGACCTCCCCCTTGACCGATTCGCTCAGGACGAAGGCCTGGTGGCAGACGGTCAAGATATATTTCCGCATCAACAGGTCCCAGCGCGTCTTGCCGTCATGCGGCCAGACGTTGTGTACCGTCCAGAACAGCCGAACGCCCCTCGTTCTGTAAAACAGCAGCAACAGGGCGAAGAACAGCGATTTCACGATCGTCAGCGGAAAGGCGGACGCCGTATAGGAATTGCTCGGCCAGTGCAGATGCACGATGTCACCCCTTCGGGGCTTAAGGGCCGCCTTCTGGTCGTAATGCTCGACCCGCAGTCCGTTCCGCTCGATCGACCGTGTCAACAGCTCGCTGTATTTGTTATGGGGGCTCTGCTTGGGCCACATGTATACGGTCGGATTGCCCATCTTCACGACCTCCCGTTCACGGCGGCTAAGGCGTATGCGGGGCTGCCCGATTTCGTGATGCTCGCATAGAGATCGAGGTGCTTATCCAGCAGCGATCCCTTCGTAAACCCGCTGCAATGCTTCAGGCACTGCGCTTGGATGCGCCTCTTCTCTTCGCCGGGCAAGCCGTGGAACGCCGTTATTTTCTCCTTGATCGCGTCCGCGCTCCCCGGCTTGAACAAGAAGTCGGCCGGGTTCCATACGGCGTCCGGTATGCCTCCGACGGCCGATGCGTAGACCGGCGTGCCGACTTGATACGATTCGATGATGACCCGGCCGAACGGCTCCTCCCAGATGGAAGGAACAAACGTGACGTCGGCCTTCGCCATGAAGCTCCGCGCTTCCTTCGGCGTGACCTTGCCGGTAAACTGGAAGCGGTCGTCCTTGCCGCAAAGCTCCACCAGCTTTTGCCGCATGCCCCCTTCTCCGCAGACGACGACTTGCTCCACCATCTCGCGAGGGAGGGAGCGTACCGCTTCGACTAGCTCGCGGACGCCTTTCTCGGGCTCAATTCTTCCGAAATAGCCGATGCGAAGCGGCTTGCGGTCGAATTCCTTCGGCGCGCCGACGATATCGCCGTCCACGACGTTCGGAATGACCAGCCTGGCCGCGCTCGGGAACAACCCGACGCTCGTATGGCGGTTCAGGATATGCGAGGAGATCCCGACGACCGCCGATACCCTCTTACTGACGCCAAGTGAACTCCATTGGTACATGCGCGACAGCATCGGGTTCGCGATCGGCGAGCTGACCGGCGAGAGGAGCGAATAGTCCCGAAGCGTATGCACGATCGGCACGCTCGCTTTCGCCGCCGTCCAGATCGCAGCGCCGAACCCGGATAAATTTTGGGTATGTATCAAATCCGGATCGATCCGGTCGAGAAGCTTGCGAACGGTCCGAATCTGCGCGGGATTGTACAGATCAATGAGTCTGCGGCCCGTTTTCTTCAGCGTCCCGGCATCCTTCCCCTCGCCGATCCAGTACAGATTGTTGTACGGCAGCCGGTGCACGGTCACTCCGTTGATCATCTCGCACTCGATGCCGGCCGCGCGGTTCTGCGGACCGACCGTCAGTACATGGACTTCGGCTGCCGCGGTGAGCGTTTCCGCCAAGATCTGCGTTGAAATTTCAGCGCCGCCAATAATATGCGGCGTATAAAGACTGTTTACGATAACGATTTTCATGCGATCCGTTTCATTCCCTTCATGCTCTGAATCTCCATTCCAACCTCCCGCACGGCCGGCACCACATCAAAGAAACCGCCGCGGATGAACCCGATTAACAGCCAAAAGTTCACGAAGGAATAGGAATCGAAATTCATGACGAGCGAAACGCACAGCGCAAAAGCGAATTTCGCGTACGGATTCGCGCCGGCGCTTCGCAAGACCGAGGCCATGAATCCGATAAGCAGAATAGCGCCGACCATTCCTTCCTCGGCGAATACCTTTGCCAGCAAGTTCCGCGATGTCGCCATTTCCGGACGGTTGAATACGAGATCGGATACTTCCGTGAATACCAGCCCATCGCTGAAATGCTTGAGCAGGAGCCCTGCAAAGTCCCTGTAATAGAAGCCGCCTCCGACGCCGAATATCGGGTGTTGGGCGAATTCGAGGAACCCGATAGCCGGGAAAAAGACGCGGATGAAAAACGAATTGTCCGCTTTGACCATATGGCTGAAATTAAATTGAAAGCGATCCGTGAAATAGCCGCTGACATGCAGCGCTTCAAGCAGGAACGGAACGCCGATCGCGACGACGGCGACGCATACGCCGAGCAGGAGCATCATTTTCCCGCGGTTCTTCTTCGTGATGAGTACGTAGATGAGCAGCGCGGTCAGCAGAACGCTATAGGCGTAGGCCGAGAACGACAGCACCATGAGCACCGCGGTACCGATCAAGAGCTGCAATTGCCAGCGGTAGCCCCGTTTGTGAAGGAACAGCATCAGCAGCCCGCCGCTCAGCATATGGATGGCGGCCCATGACGGCTCCCCCGAAAGCATCTGAATCCTTCCGCGGTATACCTTCTCCGAGAACAACCCGGTGAAGGCTCCGGAAAATCCGCTGTGGACGAACAGCGCGTCCAGCAATTGTATAAAGCCGGCCGCGATCGGCAGAACGAAGGCGACCAACACGCTTTTCGCGATCCAGCCGATCAAGGCGGGATCTTCCTTCGTCTGCTGTGCAATATAAACCGACGTTCGGTACATAGATATCCCGAAAAGCACCGTAATCACGTGCTTGAAGCTGCTGCCCACATCCTCGTAGCCAATGGATACGACCAAGGAATGCCCGATGCTGTACATCGCGAAGGCTAGTAGAAAATAATCGCCGGTTTTGAACCGGTAGCCTGTAAACAACAGCAAAAACGAGGAAGCGAACATCGAAAACATCGAAAGCGGACGATAGACCGAGAAGTGGAAATACGGCAAGCTATCATAAGAGAGGACCGCGATCGAGAAAAGAAACAGCCCAATAATGAGGTTGCGAACCATGGATGCTTTGGCTGGGCTCGCGAT encodes:
- a CDS encoding glycosyltransferase family 4 protein, with amino-acid sequence MGNPTVYMWPKQSPHNKYSELLTRSIERNGLRVEHYDQKAALKPRRGDIVHLHWPSNSYTASAFPLTIVKSLFFALLLLFYRTRGVRLFWTVHNVWPHDGKTRWDLLMRKYILTVCHQAFVLSESVKGEVAATFGVPASKLVVTPHGHYVDAYARKGTDIRKRFGIAPDRFLFLFIGRINPYKGVDKLVEAFSSLGHDGCELLIAGQVDAGYSLDFVERTGDGRIRIYPQFVDDHELADFLEAANVIVLPYKQITTSGSAILALSHKKPVVAPRLGALGEYVSDGCGILYDPEDPNGLRNALRASMDMDAKETEMHITAKLRELDWGRIAGRMIQVYTGTKRYEVNA
- a CDS encoding glycosyltransferase family 4 protein, coding for MKIVIVNSLYTPHIIGGAEISTQILAETLTAAAEVHVLTVGPQNRAAGIECEMINGVTVHRLPYNNLYWIGEGKDAGTLKKTGRRLIDLYNPAQIRTVRKLLDRIDPDLIHTQNLSGFGAAIWTAAKASVPIVHTLRDYSLLSPVSSPIANPMLSRMYQWSSLGVSKRVSAVVGISSHILNRHTSVGLFPSAARLVIPNVVDGDIVGAPKEFDRKPLRIGYFGRIEPEKGVRELVEAVRSLPREMVEQVVVCGEGGMRQKLVELCGKDDRFQFTGKVTPKEARSFMAKADVTFVPSIWEEPFGRVIIESYQVGTPVYASAVGGIPDAVWNPADFLFKPGSADAIKEKITAFHGLPGEEKRRIQAQCLKHCSGFTKGSLLDKHLDLYASITKSGSPAYALAAVNGRS
- a CDS encoding O-antigen ligase family protein encodes the protein MVRNLIIGLFLFSIAVLSYDSLPYFHFSVYRPLSMFSMFASSFLLLFTGYRFKTGDYFLLAFAMYSIGHSLVVSIGYEDVGSSFKHVITVLFGISMYRTSVYIAQQTKEDPALIGWIAKSVLVAFVLPIAAGFIQLLDALFVHSGFSGAFTGLFSEKVYRGRIQMLSGEPSWAAIHMLSGGLLMLFLHKRGYRWQLQLLIGTAVLMVLSFSAYAYSVLLTALLIYVLITKKNRGKMMLLLGVCVAVVAIGVPFLLEALHVSGYFTDRFQFNFSHMVKADNSFFIRVFFPAIGFLEFAQHPIFGVGGGFYYRDFAGLLLKHFSDGLVFTEVSDLVFNRPEMATSRNLLAKVFAEEGMVGAILLIGFMASVLRSAGANPYAKFAFALCVSLVMNFDSYSFVNFWLLIGFIRGGFFDVVPAVREVGMEIQSMKGMKRIA